One Tunturibacter gelidoferens genomic region harbors:
- a CDS encoding copper resistance protein CopC, with product MKLSHLSQLTVIAAILTFTPPAHAQGCTQCQDNTAATPTGTQAAYRHAIILMTLTAGGLFVGTLVLFKRHR from the coding sequence ATGAAGTTGTCCCACCTGTCGCAGCTCACTGTAATCGCAGCCATCCTGACCTTCACGCCGCCAGCTCACGCGCAAGGCTGCACCCAGTGTCAGGACAACACCGCGGCTACACCAACCGGGACCCAGGCCGCCTATCGCCATGCGATCATCCTGATGACTCTCACCGCTGGCGGCCTCTTCGTAGGTACTCTCGTTCTCTTCAAACGCCATCGCTAA
- a CDS encoding isocitrate lyase/PEP mutase family protein, whose translation MTREQRYKAFQALHARSGAFVIPNPWNAGTAKILSALGFEALATTSAGYAFSAGYPDSTIEVTRDKILQNAKEIVEATELPVSADLQNGFGHSPDSCAETIRFAAASGLVGGSIEDATGDPADPIYDLQLAIERIAAASEAASHHQFFLTARAENFLHGLPDLGDTIRRLQAFADAGADVLYAPGLPSLEAIREVCAAVSRPVNVVMGLKGATFSVEQLAAAGVRRISVGGAFARAALGAFLRAAREVKDHGTFNFAADAIPTSEVTSYMTSQKR comes from the coding sequence ATGACTCGCGAGCAGAGATACAAAGCGTTTCAAGCACTCCATGCGCGCTCGGGTGCCTTCGTGATTCCCAATCCATGGAATGCGGGAACCGCAAAGATCCTCTCCGCATTAGGCTTTGAAGCCCTCGCCACCACCAGCGCCGGCTACGCCTTCTCCGCCGGATATCCTGACTCCACGATCGAAGTCACGCGCGATAAAATTCTGCAAAACGCAAAGGAGATCGTCGAAGCCACCGAACTCCCCGTCTCAGCCGATCTCCAGAACGGATTCGGCCATTCTCCTGATAGCTGCGCCGAGACCATTCGATTCGCTGCCGCATCCGGACTTGTCGGAGGATCGATCGAAGATGCAACAGGCGATCCGGCCGATCCTATCTACGACCTGCAACTGGCTATAGAGCGGATCGCAGCAGCATCCGAGGCCGCCAGCCACCATCAATTCTTCCTCACCGCACGAGCCGAAAACTTTCTTCACGGTCTACCGGATCTTGGCGACACGATCCGCCGCCTGCAGGCCTTCGCCGACGCCGGTGCCGATGTTCTCTACGCACCGGGCCTGCCCAGCCTCGAAGCGATCCGAGAGGTCTGCGCCGCTGTCTCCAGGCCAGTTAACGTCGTGATGGGTCTCAAAGGCGCAACCTTCTCCGTAGAACAGCTCGCAGCCGCAGGAGTCAGGCGAATCAGCGTAGGAGGCGCCTTCGCCCGCGCTGCCCTGGGAGCATTTCTGCGAGCGGCACGCGAAGTAAAAGATCACGGAACTTTCAACTTCGCAGCCGACGCTATCCCGACCTCCGAGGTCACCAGTTACATGACCAGCCAAAAGAGATAG
- a CDS encoding NADPH-dependent FMN reductase, whose protein sequence is MVVAVLLGSVRRDRMGDRAAKWVIRELEKRGHEAVLVDAAELKLPLLDKMWKEVKKDPPAKYEKLREKLAPLAKLYARADGFCIVSAEYNHSVPPGITNLIDHFLEEYYFRPSAIVCYSASQYGGVRAAMQLRALLPEVGMPSIPSLQPIPSIGSALSADGVALTQELAEKSGKFFDEFEWYMRAMKAERAKGVPD, encoded by the coding sequence ATGGTGGTTGCGGTGTTGCTGGGATCGGTGCGTCGTGATCGAATGGGCGATCGTGCCGCGAAGTGGGTTATCAGGGAGTTGGAGAAGCGAGGGCATGAGGCCGTGCTGGTCGATGCTGCGGAGTTGAAGCTGCCTTTGCTGGACAAGATGTGGAAGGAAGTTAAGAAGGATCCTCCGGCGAAGTATGAGAAGTTGCGGGAGAAGCTGGCTCCGTTGGCGAAGCTGTATGCGCGGGCCGATGGTTTTTGCATCGTGAGTGCGGAGTATAACCACTCCGTTCCGCCGGGAATCACCAATCTGATCGATCATTTTCTGGAGGAGTATTACTTCCGGCCTTCTGCGATTGTGTGCTATTCGGCCAGCCAATATGGTGGAGTGCGCGCGGCGATGCAGCTGAGGGCGTTGCTTCCTGAGGTTGGGATGCCGTCGATTCCTTCGCTGCAACCGATTCCCTCGATTGGAAGTGCTCTGAGCGCAGATGGAGTTGCGCTGACGCAGGAGCTGGCGGAGAAGAGTGGGAAGTTTTTTGATGAGTTTGAGTGGTATATGCGGGCGATGAAGGCGGAGCGGGCGAAGGGTGTCCCGGATTAG
- a CDS encoding CCA tRNA nucleotidyltransferase, whose amino-acid sequence MADYIYLLENRLSQAQRDSLLAVREVARAKGLTVFLVGGAVRDMTSGSPVRDLDVVVQGNALKLKKDIEKAHGVITGENEAGQALFVRFPGGVRMEIGSTLTVTYPKPGKAVVKAATILDDLRRRDFTANAMALSLNDGSYGLLMDPLNGVADIENRELRLVSNYGFIEDPVRMIRAARLMARLGWQMDEKTQARYETGKQEGYISAMGEFHRGYETEEIFHEEDPLRVLRKLEAEGWMKDLFPALSSAKANVTELEKLRDVQSQLQMQGIQPEAAVANFPYLTAKMAPKEVAALKKSFARQGFVHEIEALEDEAKAFAAEFSGKGAATPSQAWKLLHSAKPESILWVAHTSKNAGVQNKFKGFFTEWSQAKQKLPYALMQEMRIVPDLPGYGELLDKLFFELMDGKLGTVEEMKAYLEPYSPPAPPPPVHLRRPRVAKKDAKPAKSRKKAAAGEEGGESAEALAASDTSEVQAIAPVPAKSVAAKSGAAGKVAAPVKAVAKKVEEPKKTPVTKAAAAPAKGKAVAKAPVKVAAKGVVAKASAKKAPAKTASKTPAKKAVKAVAKKAPVKAAAKKAPAKPVKKAAAKSPAKKTAPAKKPAAAKKVAAKAAPAKKSAVKHAPAKKAVKVAPKKRR is encoded by the coding sequence CATCTACCTGCTCGAAAATCGTCTCTCTCAAGCGCAGCGTGACTCGCTGCTGGCAGTGCGTGAAGTGGCTCGCGCCAAAGGACTTACCGTGTTTCTGGTGGGTGGCGCGGTGCGGGATATGACCAGCGGATCGCCGGTACGGGATCTGGATGTAGTGGTTCAGGGAAACGCTCTCAAGCTGAAGAAAGATATAGAGAAAGCGCATGGCGTGATCACTGGCGAGAATGAAGCCGGACAGGCGCTGTTTGTGCGGTTTCCCGGTGGTGTGAGGATGGAGATTGGCAGCACTTTGACGGTGACTTATCCGAAGCCGGGTAAGGCGGTGGTCAAGGCTGCAACGATCTTGGACGACCTGCGGCGGCGCGACTTCACGGCCAATGCGATGGCGCTTTCGCTGAATGACGGATCGTATGGCTTGTTGATGGATCCTTTGAATGGGGTGGCGGACATCGAGAATCGTGAGTTGCGGCTGGTGAGCAACTACGGGTTCATCGAAGATCCGGTCAGGATGATCCGGGCGGCAAGGTTGATGGCGCGGCTGGGCTGGCAGATGGATGAGAAGACCCAGGCGCGTTACGAGACGGGCAAGCAGGAGGGGTACATCTCGGCGATGGGGGAGTTTCATCGCGGGTATGAGACCGAGGAGATCTTCCACGAAGAGGATCCGCTGCGGGTGTTGCGCAAGCTTGAGGCTGAGGGCTGGATGAAGGATCTGTTCCCGGCGCTGTCGTCGGCCAAGGCGAATGTGACGGAGTTGGAGAAGCTGCGGGATGTGCAGTCGCAGTTGCAGATGCAGGGCATACAGCCTGAGGCGGCGGTCGCGAACTTTCCGTACCTGACGGCGAAGATGGCTCCGAAGGAAGTGGCGGCTCTGAAGAAGAGCTTTGCGCGGCAGGGGTTCGTGCATGAGATCGAGGCGCTGGAGGACGAGGCGAAGGCGTTTGCAGCGGAGTTCTCGGGCAAGGGCGCGGCTACGCCTTCGCAGGCGTGGAAGCTGCTGCACTCGGCTAAGCCGGAGTCGATCTTGTGGGTGGCGCACACCTCGAAGAATGCCGGAGTTCAAAATAAGTTCAAGGGGTTCTTTACAGAGTGGTCGCAGGCAAAGCAGAAGCTGCCTTACGCGTTGATGCAGGAGATGCGGATTGTTCCTGATCTACCGGGGTATGGCGAACTGTTGGACAAACTCTTCTTCGAGCTGATGGATGGCAAGCTGGGAACGGTTGAGGAGATGAAGGCTTACCTCGAGCCGTACTCTCCGCCGGCTCCGCCGCCTCCGGTTCATCTGCGCAGACCGCGGGTGGCGAAGAAGGATGCGAAACCTGCCAAGAGCCGCAAGAAAGCCGCTGCCGGTGAAGAAGGCGGTGAGAGTGCGGAGGCGTTGGCCGCTTCGGATACGAGTGAGGTTCAGGCGATCGCTCCCGTGCCTGCGAAGAGTGTTGCTGCGAAGAGCGGAGCTGCAGGGAAGGTTGCCGCGCCAGTGAAGGCAGTTGCGAAGAAGGTTGAAGAGCCGAAGAAGACTCCCGTCACGAAGGCGGCTGCTGCTCCGGCGAAGGGCAAGGCTGTTGCCAAGGCGCCGGTGAAGGTTGCGGCCAAGGGCGTCGTTGCGAAAGCTTCGGCGAAGAAGGCACCCGCGAAGACGGCGAGCAAGACTCCGGCGAAGAAGGCCGTCAAGGCTGTGGCAAAGAAGGCTCCAGTAAAGGCCGCGGCTAAGAAAGCTCCCGCGAAGCCGGTGAAGAAGGCAGCAGCGAAGAGTCCTGCCAAGAAGACTGCGCCTGCCAAAAAGCCAGCAGCTGCGAAGAAGGTGGCGGCGAAGGCTGCTCCGGCGAAGAAGAGTGCGGTGAAGCATGCTCCGGCGAAGAAGGCAGTGAAGGTGGCTCCGAAGAAACGCCGGTAA
- a CDS encoding cytochrome c oxidase subunit 3 produces the protein MPATITPNKTEQERKRRVEDHDNGSGRRPPTDKRTGGGGDNDNWNDRPNGRRGPYERLHRYRMGIFFALASDLMFFVAIVSTFFVNQSTGHFDAYNRYVNEWLPTTIPPILWLNTAVLLLSSASIEFARRNMFRETDVMDEWLGLGKPITRRALPWLAATIALGALFLTGQWIAWRQLALQHIFFKTNQSSHFFFLITGVHAIHLFFGIAALITAFTGLYVSRQLETRQILVDGAAWYWHAMGILWLFLFTLLVFFQ, from the coding sequence ATGCCGGCAACCATCACTCCCAATAAAACCGAGCAAGAACGAAAACGCCGCGTAGAAGATCACGACAACGGCTCTGGCCGACGTCCGCCAACCGACAAACGCACTGGCGGTGGCGGAGACAACGACAACTGGAACGATCGCCCCAACGGTCGCCGCGGCCCCTACGAGCGCCTCCATCGCTATCGCATGGGCATCTTCTTCGCCCTCGCCAGCGACCTCATGTTCTTCGTCGCCATCGTCAGCACCTTCTTCGTCAACCAGTCCACCGGCCACTTCGACGCCTACAACCGCTACGTCAACGAGTGGCTCCCCACCACCATCCCTCCCATCCTCTGGCTCAACACCGCCGTCCTCCTCCTCAGCTCCGCCTCCATAGAGTTCGCCCGTCGCAACATGTTCCGCGAAACCGACGTTATGGACGAGTGGCTTGGCCTCGGTAAACCAATTACTCGCCGCGCCCTTCCCTGGCTCGCCGCCACCATCGCGCTCGGCGCCCTCTTCCTCACCGGCCAGTGGATAGCCTGGCGTCAACTCGCCCTCCAGCACATCTTCTTCAAGACCAATCAGAGCAGCCACTTCTTCTTTCTCATCACCGGCGTTCACGCGATCCATCTCTTCTTCGGCATCGCAGCCCTCATCACCGCCTTCACCGGCCTCTACGTCTCCCGTCAGCTCGAAACCCGCCAGATCCTGGTCGACGGTGCCGCTTGGTACTGGCACGCCATGGGCATCCTATGGCTCTTCCTCTTCACCCTGCTCGTCTTCTTCCAATGA